Proteins from one Gossypium raimondii isolate GPD5lz chromosome 8, ASM2569854v1, whole genome shotgun sequence genomic window:
- the LOC105793157 gene encoding uncharacterized protein LOC105793157, protein MELTALNGRMTRWKILLSEFDIVYVNQKVVKGSAIADFLTSRALEDYEPLNFDFSNEDLMYVATTKKDSREGHPWKLNFDRASNAVGNGIGAVLVSPNGDHYPLTSKLDFYCTNNMVEYEACIMGIRAAIEHKIKVLEVYGDFVLVIYQLKGEWETRDPKLVNYRKLVLKLIEEFDDITFCYLPRDENQMADALATLASMIRVNKQRDVKPIQMSIYEAPAHCCNIKEEEKEKDDHLWCHNILRYVKNHEYPDQATENDKRTLRRLANDYVLDGEILYKR, encoded by the coding sequence ATGGAGTTGACTGCTTTGAATGGAAGAATGACTCGATGGAAAATTCTACTTTCAGAATTTGATATAGTCTATGTGAACCAGAAAGTAgtgaaagggagtgcaatagcagaCTTTCTGACCAGTAGAGCTCTGGAAGATTACGAGCCACTGAACTTTGACTTCTCGAATGAAGATCTAATGTACGTTGCAACCACTAAAAAAGACTCTCGAGAAGGCCACCCttggaaactaaattttgaCAGAGCCTCAAATGCTGTGGGTAATGGAATCGGGGCAGTCCTGGTGTCCCCAAACGGCGATCATTATCCTTTAACTAGTAAATTAGATTTCTattgcacaaataacatggTGGAGTATGAAGCGTGCATCATGGGTATCCGTGCAGCCATTGaacacaaaatcaaagtgctaGAGGTATATGGGGATTTCGTATTAGTGATTTATCAGCTCAAAGGTgaatgggagacaagagacCCCAAGTTGGTCAATTATCGAAAGTTGGTTCTCAAATTAATCGAGGAGTTTGATGATATCACCTTCTGTTACCTCCCGCGAgatgaaaatcagatggctgacgcCTTGGCTACTTTAGCTTCTATGATCAGAGTAAACAAACAAAGGGATGTGAAACCTATCCAGATGAGCATTTATGAGGCTCCGGCTCATTGTTGCAACATCAAagaagaggaaaaggaaaaggatgaCCACCTTTGGTGCCACAATATATTACGATATGTAAAGAATCACGAGTACCCTGACCAAGCAACTGAAAATGATAAGAGGACGTTGAGAAGGCTGGCCaatgactatgtcttagatggagagatcTTATATAAAAGATGA
- the LOC128042942 gene encoding serine/threonine-protein phosphatase 7 long form homolog — protein sequence MKRGRKEENQLGIRPFLKQIKPEDRIMETYINNLSEGAPEVIHGHLQDADFLYTVCMLEGTKLDPPLISALVKRWRQKTHTFHLLCSECTITREDVSLQLGLPVNGDDITGQLLVSIGV from the exons ATGAAAAggggaagaaaagaagaaaaccaaCTGGGTATTCGGCCCTTCCTCAAGcaaattaag CCTGAAGATCGGATTATGGAGACGTACATAAACAACTTAAGCGAAGGTGCACCAGAGGTCATTCACGGGCACTTGCAAGATGCAGACTTTTTATACACAGTTTGCATGCTCGAGGGAACTAAATTGGATCCCCCACTCATCAGTGCTTTGGTCAAGAGATGGAGACAAAAGACACACACGTTTCATCTTCTATGCAGTGAGTGTACAATTACACGTGAGGACGTCAGTTTACAACTTGGTCTACCGGTCAATGGGGATGACATTACAGGCCAGTTGTTAGTGTCGATTGGAGTGTAA